A single window of Pyrus communis chromosome 10, drPyrComm1.1, whole genome shotgun sequence DNA harbors:
- the LOC137746578 gene encoding probable disease resistance protein At5g66900 — protein sequence MSGVGDLFGGAGSTKNVMFKPLLKNLKFRLDSLEPLLKAIEESNKKLDLSDQELINLKVHLEEGIDLVQKCKKIRRWSVLLYKRYKYANKLIEWDASLQRLLDILKAQGLRDVKDSVVTLRNIENVISRIESNMVILKQPDSDAWCAVPELPPLVVGLDFPLKELKRMLLKDENVSMVVLTAPGGCGKTTLATKFCQDKDIKDTFKDNIFFVTVSKKPKLENIVQDLYQRKGFQVPTFQNEVSTVTWLQRFLKEEGQNPLLIVLDDVWPGSESLLEKFDQFKTENYKFLVTSRSEFRGYGSPYYLQSLDHGNAMKLFHHSASLGHKSSHIPKDLPEKIVERCKGFPLAIKVVGRSLSGEPIEIWQKRELKMSKGFSILDSECIANIYELSKRSLSNLVVTRKDKMEGDGDYSEHFVTQHDVLRELAIYNTKKGPNQGMSGVGDLFGGAGLGTLFNALYDVLKELITKNVMFKPLLKNIKFRLDSLEPLLKAIEESNKKLDLSDQELIKLKVHLEEGIDLVQKCKKIRRWSVLLYKRYKYANKLIEWAASLQRLLDILNLQGIRDVKDGAVRVKNLEKLLSRIESNMVIPKQPDSEAWCAVPELPPLVVGLDFPLKELKRMLLKDENVSMVVLTAPGGCGKTTLATKFCQDEDIKDTFKDNIFFVTVSKKPKLENIVQDLYQRKGFQVPTFQNEVSTATWLQRFLKEEGQNPLLIVLDDVWPGSESLLEKFDQFKTENYKFLVTSRSEFRGYGSPYYLQTLDHDNAMKLFHHSASIEHKSSHIPKDLPEKIVERCKGFPRAITVVGRSLSREPIEIWQKRELELSKGFSILDSETELLLCLERSLDALDKEIIKECFLDLGSFPEDQRIPAAALIDIWAELYDLDTDIECIANIYELTKRSLANLVVTRKDKMEGDGYYSEHFVTQHDVLRELAIYDTKKGPVEHRKRLIIDICGDKLPKWWREQKQMKARLLSLTTDEGFSTKLHNLQMPEAEVLVLNFQTTNYALPDSVVNMGELKALIVTNYGFLPAELSNFQLLSSLANLKRIRLERISIPSITKSPIQLASLKKISLFMCNIGQPFNNYSFSISSAFPNLEEMNIDYCSDLIELPAEVCDLSKLKKLNVTNCHKLSALPEGIGKLENLELLRLRSCTDLSKLPTSMKNLGKANFLDISDCFSIKVLPEDIGEMSSLTKINMRQCSRLQELPSSVMDLEQLEEVVCDEVTKYLWEAFSSFLSNVRIIVAKENINLNWLHKTRF from the exons ATGAGTGGAGTAGGCGACCTTTTCGGAGGGGCTGGTTCCACCAAGAATGTAATGTTTAAGCCCCTACTCAAAAACCTCAAATTCAGGTTAGACTCTTTGGAACCATTGTTGAAAGCTATAGAAGAATCCAACAAGAAATTGGACCTATCGGATCAGGAACTCATAAATTTGAAAGTACATTTGGAGGAGGGCATAGATCTCGTCCAAAAGTGCAAAAAGATTCGACGGTGGAGCGTATTATTATACAAAAGGTACAAGTACGCCAACAAGCTGATTGAATGGGATGCATCTCTTCAACGACTTTTGGACATACTAAAAGCTCAGGGACTAAGGGATGTGAAGGACAGTGTGGTTACGTTGAGGAATATAGAGAACGTGATCAGCAGAATTGAATCGAATATGGTGATACTGAAACAACCCGACAGTGATGCTTGGTGTGCAGTACCTGAACTTCCGCCGCTCGTGGTTGGATTGGATTTTCCTCTAAAGGAATTGAAGAGGATGCTTCTAAAGGACGAAAATGTGTCAATGGTTGTGCTAACTGCTCCTGGAGGATGTGGGAAAACCACTTTGGCTACAAAGTTTTGTCAAGACAAGGATATCAAAG ATACATTCAAGGATAACATCTTCTTTGTCACGGTTTCAAAAAAGCCTAAATTAGAAAATATTGTTCAAGATCTATATCAACGCAAGGGTTTCCAAGTACCTACTTTCCAAAACGAAGTTAGTACAGTGACGTGGCTGCAACGTTTTCTGAAGGAAGAAGGGCAGAATCCTTTACTGATTGTCCTGGATGATGTTTGGCCTGGATCAGAATCCCTTTTGGAGAAGTTTGATCAATTCAAAACGGAAAATTACAAGTTTTTGGTGACATCTAGGTCTGAATTTCGGGGATATGGTTCCCCTTATTATTTGCAGTCATTGGATCATGGCAATGCAATGAAACTTTTTCATCATTCAGCATCCCTTGGACATAAGAGCTCTCATATTCCAAAAGATCTTCCAGAAAAG ATAGTTGAGCGTTGCAAGGGATTTCCACTTGCTATTAAAGTGGTGGGGAGATCGCTTAGCGGGGAGCCTATAGAGATATGGCAAAAAAGAGAACTTAAAATGTCCAAAGGTTTTTCTATTCTTGATTCAGAGTGCATTGCAAACATCTACGAGCTTTCCAAACGAAGTCTATCTAATCTTGTTGTCACAAG GAAGGACAAGATGGAGGGGGACGGAGACTATAGTGAGCACTTTGTTACCCAGCATGATGTTCTTCGGGAGCTGGCTATCTACAACACAAAAAAAGGACCG AATCAAGGAATGAGTGGAGTAGGCGACCTTTTCGGAGGGGCTGGTCTCGGAACACTATTCAATGCGCTGTATGATGTCCTCAAGGAGCTGATCACCAAGAATGTAATGTTTAAGCCCCTACTCAAAAACATCAAATTCAGGTTAGACTCTTTGGAACCATTGTTGAAGGCTATAGAAGAATCCAACAAGAAATTGGACCTATCGGATCAGGAACTCATAAAATTGAAAGTACATTTGGAGGAGGGCATAGATCTCGTCCAAAAGTGCAAAAAGATTCGACGGTGGAGCGTATTATTATACAAAAGGTACAAGTACGCCAACAAGCTGATTGAATGGGCTGCATCTCTTCAACGACTTTTGGACATACTAAATCTTCAGGGAATAAGGGATGTGAAGGACGGTGCAGTTAGGGTGAAGAATCTAGAGAAGCTGCTCAGCAGAATTGAATCGAATATGGTGATACCAAAACAACCCGACAGTGAAGCTTGGTGTGCAGTACCTGAACTTCCGCCGCTCGTGGTTGGATTGGATTTTCCTCTAAAGGAATTGAAGAGGATGCTTCTAAAGGACGAAAATGTGTCAATGGTTGTGCTGACTGCCCCCGGAGGATGTGGAAAAACCACTTTGGCTACAAAGTTTTGTCAAGATGAGGATATCAAAG ATACATTCAAGGATAATATCTTCTTTGTCACGGTTTCAAAAAAGCCTAAATTGGAAAATATTGTTCAAGATCTATATCAACGCAAGGGTTTCCAAGTACCTACTTTCCAAAACGAAGTTAGTACAGCGACGTGGCTGCAACGTTTTCTGAAGGAAGAAGGGCAGAATCCTTTACTGATTGTCCTGGATGATGTTTGGCCTGGATCAGAATCCCTTTTGGAGAAGTTTGATCAATTCAAAACGGAAAATTACAAGTTTTTGGTGACATCTAGGTCTGAATTTCGGGGATATGGTTCCCCTTATTATTTGCAGACATTGGATCATGACAATGCGATGAAACTTTTTCATCATTCAGCATCCATTGAACATAAGAGCTCTCATATTCCAAAAGATCTTCCAGAAAAG ATAGTTGAGCGTTGCAAGGGATTTCCACGTGCCATTACTGTGGTGGGGAGATCGCTTAGCAGGGAGCCTATAGAGATATGGCAAAAAAGAGAACTTGAATTGTCCAAAGGTTTTTCTATTCTTGATTCAGAGACTGAATTGCTGCTCTGCCTTGAACGAAGCTTGGATGCCTTAGATAAAGAAATCATCAAGGAATGTTTCTTAGACTTAGGTTCATTTCCAGAAGACCAAAGAATCCCTGCAGCTGCCCTCATTGATATCTGGGCAGAGTTATATGATTTAGATACAGATATAGAGTGTATTGCAAACATCTACGAGCTCACCAAACGAAGTCTAGCTAATCTTGTTGTCACAAG GAAGGACAAGATGGAGGGGGACGGGTATTATAGTGAGCACTTTGTTACCCAGCATGATGTTCTTAGGGAACTGGCTATATATGACACAAAAAAAGGACCGGTAGAACATAGAAAAAGACTGATTATTGACatatgtggagacaaacttccAAAATGGTGGAGAGAACAGAAGCAGATGAAGGCCCGCTTATTGTCCCTAACAACTG ATGAAGGGTTTTCAACAAAATTGCACAACTTGCAAATGCCAGAAGCTGAGGTTTTAGTGTTGAATTTTCAGACAACGAACTATGCTTTACCCGATTCCGTGGTGAACATGGGTGAATTGAAGGCTCTGATAGTCACAAATTATGGTTTCTTACCTGCTGAATTGAGTAACTTCCAACTTTTGAGTTCATTAGCAAATCTTAAGAGAATAAGATTAGAACGCATCTCAATTCCTTCCATAACCAAGAGTCCCATACAATTGGCAAGTCTGAAGAAGATATCCTTGTTCATGTGTAACATTGGTCAACCTTTCAACAATTATTCCTTCTCAATCTCATCAGCATTTCCGAATCTAGAGGAAATGAACATCGACTATTGCAGTGATTTAATTGAATTGCCCGCTGAGGTTTGTGATCTTAGTAAACTCAAGAAGCTCAATGTTACTAACTGTCATAAGCTATCTGCCTTGCCTGAAGGGATTGGAAAGTTGGAAAATTTAGAACTGTTGAGGCTAAGATCCTGCACAGATCTGTCGAAGCTTCCAACCTCAATGAAGAACCTTGGAAAGGCAAATTTTCTTGACATATCTGATTGCTTCAGCATCAAGGTGTTGCCCGAAGACATTGGTGAAATGAGTAGTTTAACAAAGATCAACATGAGACAATGCTCAAGGTTGCAAGAGCTGCCTTCATCAGTCATGGATCTTGAGCAGTTAGAGGAAGTGGTCTGTGACGAAGTGACAAAATATTTATGGGAAGCTTTCTCATCGTTTCTCAGCAACGTAAGGATAATCGTGGCCAAAGAGAATATCAACCTAAATTGGCTCCACAAGACTCGGTTCTGA